The following proteins are encoded in a genomic region of Phycisphaera sp.:
- a CDS encoding mechanosensitive ion channel family protein, whose protein sequence is MLRVAIVYLVLLFASPVWAQETPETEPPPDATTSEQARDGEGLDPRFDSPRSTMMTFLRAVSRYHGSEPFSEERGRAEDDLATALGLSGPEAVTTLNSAIRLHESLKRLGQVSRYALPDAQAVRQAGRDGSPMDRFVYFPHESEELAELGQAEAADLLGEGEDGLEIALTRRAGGVWTFATSTVDNSEALFRRLGRLPARWGEDIGELTPALRIERWVAFNLESVVADRYLWASFAGIPAWKWALIVAIVFAGFVADLLAIALVRFLWWAGFARRGVKADPKVVKRAARPFALLAAAVVWYYGQELLGLPRLPETIIRIGVLAILVVSVVWAAFSVVDLIGDVLTKRASKTSTKIDDLLVPLGRKTAKAIITVFGIVYIAHALDYEVLPLLTGLGIGGLAVAFAAKDTIENFFGSIAVIADRPFEVGDWVVVDDVEGTVVELGLRSTRIRTFYDSIVTVPNATLVRATVDNYGRRRYRRFSTHVNLPYDTPPDAIEKFCEGVRQIVKDHPSTRKDVFHVYLNKFGPHSLDVLIYIFHECPDWATELAERQRFMLDVLRLAQGMGVEFAFPTQTLHVVPEGDDQWALEDAPQTPREPNGPRSEKRG, encoded by the coding sequence ATGCTCCGCGTCGCGATTGTCTATCTCGTTCTGCTGTTCGCTTCACCGGTTTGGGCCCAGGAAACGCCCGAGACCGAGCCACCGCCCGACGCCACGACGAGCGAGCAAGCCCGCGATGGCGAGGGGCTCGACCCTCGATTTGACAGCCCGCGTTCCACGATGATGACCTTTCTGCGGGCGGTCTCGCGGTACCACGGAAGCGAGCCGTTCAGCGAGGAGCGTGGCCGGGCCGAGGATGATCTTGCCACCGCGCTCGGCCTGTCCGGGCCCGAGGCCGTGACGACGCTGAACAGCGCGATCCGGTTGCACGAGAGCCTGAAGCGGCTGGGGCAGGTGTCGCGGTACGCGCTACCCGATGCGCAGGCGGTGCGGCAGGCCGGGCGTGATGGGTCGCCTATGGATCGGTTCGTGTACTTCCCGCATGAGAGCGAGGAATTGGCCGAGCTTGGGCAGGCCGAGGCGGCGGATTTGCTGGGCGAGGGTGAGGACGGGCTGGAGATCGCGCTCACCCGGCGCGCTGGGGGTGTGTGGACGTTTGCCACTTCTACGGTGGACAACTCCGAGGCGCTGTTCCGGCGGTTGGGGCGGCTGCCGGCGAGGTGGGGCGAGGACATCGGCGAACTGACGCCCGCGCTCCGCATCGAGCGTTGGGTGGCGTTCAACCTCGAGAGCGTTGTCGCGGATCGTTATCTGTGGGCGAGCTTCGCCGGCATCCCGGCCTGGAAATGGGCACTGATCGTGGCCATTGTGTTCGCCGGGTTCGTGGCCGACCTATTGGCGATCGCGTTGGTGCGGTTTCTCTGGTGGGCGGGATTCGCCCGGCGCGGGGTGAAGGCGGACCCGAAGGTCGTCAAGCGGGCGGCGCGGCCTTTCGCGTTGCTGGCGGCGGCTGTCGTGTGGTACTACGGGCAGGAGTTGCTGGGCTTGCCGCGGTTGCCCGAGACGATCATCCGCATCGGGGTGCTGGCCATCCTGGTGGTGTCGGTCGTGTGGGCGGCGTTCAGCGTGGTCGACCTGATCGGTGACGTGCTGACCAAGCGGGCGAGCAAGACCAGCACCAAGATCGACGACCTGCTGGTGCCATTGGGTCGGAAGACGGCCAAGGCGATCATCACGGTCTTTGGCATCGTGTACATCGCGCACGCGCTCGACTACGAGGTGCTGCCGCTGCTGACGGGGCTGGGCATTGGCGGTTTGGCTGTTGCATTTGCCGCGAAGGACACGATCGAGAACTTCTTCGGGTCGATCGCGGTGATCGCGGATCGGCCGTTCGAGGTTGGGGATTGGGTGGTGGTGGATGACGTCGAGGGGACGGTGGTGGAACTCGGGTTGCGCTCGACGCGGATCCGGACGTTTTATGACTCGATCGTGACGGTGCCCAACGCGACGCTGGTGCGTGCGACCGTTGACAACTATGGGCGGCGGCGGTACCGGCGGTTCTCGACGCACGTGAACCTGCCGTACGACACGCCGCCGGACGCGATCGAGAAGTTCTGCGAGGGCGTCCGGCAGATCGTGAAGGACCACCCGAGCACGCGCAAGGACGTGTTCCACGTGTACCTGAACAAGTTCGGGCCGCATAGCTTGGACGTGCTGATCTATATCTTCCACGAGTGCCCGGATTGGGCGACGGAGCTTGCCGAGCGGCAGCGGTTCATGCTGGACGTGCTGCGGTTGGCGCAGGGGATGGGCGTGGAGTTTGCGTTCCCGACGCAGACGTTGCATGTGGTTCCGGAGGGGGACGACCAGTGGGCGCTCGAAGACGCACCGCAGACGCCACGGGAGCCGAACGGCCCTCGCTCGGAGAAGAGGGGATAA
- a CDS encoding alcohol dehydrogenase catalytic domain-containing protein: protein MIDSPVPACEAGQALVRVRLAGDVPAWVLGAAAGVADGSVLGRDVVGIVADVSDDAPEGVRERLRKARVVCSPMVACGACDMCKAGVSQHCREGGTLGSAGVPGSMAGTIAVPWRNLALVPEGLADDAAILAGPLSRAVHAARMIRMEGKVYVTVLGDNLAALLAVQAIAKLNATVRLLGWRPEAFGRAEKWGVSHRHAKEVGRRRDQTVVVDCVGSEASMDLALGMLRPRGTFILAADPQPDVSVDLSPVVRGELEMIGASFGSVADALPMLASGEVETAGLVEVRTRPSEAPRLLSRPELLYVAVEF, encoded by the coding sequence TTGATTGATTCCCCCGTCCCGGCGTGCGAGGCGGGGCAGGCCCTGGTGCGCGTGCGTCTGGCGGGTGACGTGCCGGCGTGGGTTTTGGGCGCTGCGGCGGGCGTGGCCGACGGTTCGGTGCTGGGGCGCGATGTTGTGGGTATCGTGGCTGACGTCTCCGATGATGCGCCCGAGGGCGTTCGCGAACGGCTGCGCAAGGCGCGGGTCGTGTGCTCGCCCATGGTCGCGTGCGGCGCGTGCGACATGTGCAAGGCGGGCGTGAGCCAGCATTGCCGCGAGGGCGGGACCCTTGGGAGCGCGGGCGTGCCGGGGAGCATGGCCGGGACCATCGCGGTGCCGTGGCGGAATCTGGCTTTGGTGCCCGAGGGGCTCGCTGATGACGCGGCGATTCTGGCTGGGCCCTTGTCGCGCGCGGTGCACGCGGCCCGGATGATCCGAATGGAAGGCAAGGTGTACGTCACGGTGCTGGGCGACAACCTCGCGGCGTTACTGGCGGTGCAGGCGATCGCCAAGCTGAACGCGACGGTGCGGTTGTTGGGTTGGCGGCCCGAAGCGTTTGGCCGGGCCGAAAAGTGGGGCGTGTCGCACCGCCACGCGAAGGAGGTCGGCCGCCGGCGCGACCAGACGGTGGTGGTCGATTGTGTGGGCAGCGAAGCCTCGATGGATCTGGCGCTCGGGATGCTGAGGCCCCGGGGCACGTTCATCCTGGCGGCGGATCCGCAGCCGGACGTGTCGGTGGATCTCTCGCCGGTGGTGCGGGGCGAGCTCGAGATGATCGGGGCGAGCTTCGGTTCGGTGGCCGACGCGCTGCCGATGCTGGCCTCAGGCGAGGTGGAGACGGCCGGGCTCGTGGAGGTGCGGACGCGGCCCAGCGAGGCTCCGCGGCTGCTTTCCCGACCCGAGCTGCTGTACGTCGCCGTCGAGTTCTAA
- a CDS encoding 2-hydroxyacid dehydrogenase, translated as MRALVYSTRAFDKRALEEANGDRHKLGFVEASLRETTALLAEGYEAVVIFSQDEAPAAVLERLKVAGVRLVALRAAGFNQVDLEIAQRLGIAVARVPAYSPHAVAEHAVALMLCLNRKIHRAYNRVRERNFALEGLMGFDMHGKTAGVVGAGRIGLAACSILRGFGCRVLAFDPKPSEEARTLGVEFVGLDTLLRESDIVSLHCPLTPGTRHLIDGRALASMKDGAMLINTSRGGVVDTKAVIDALKARRLGSLGIDVYEEEGDLFFKDLSGEILDDEVFARLLTFPNVLITGHQGFFTREALGNIARTTIKNLTDFEAGGLDPENTVTMAMLA; from the coding sequence ATGAGGGCACTGGTCTACAGCACGCGCGCGTTCGACAAGCGGGCCCTGGAAGAGGCGAATGGCGACCGGCACAAACTCGGGTTCGTCGAAGCGTCGCTACGGGAAACAACCGCCCTGCTGGCCGAAGGATACGAGGCGGTGGTCATCTTCAGCCAGGATGAGGCGCCGGCGGCCGTGCTAGAACGGCTTAAGGTCGCCGGCGTGCGTCTGGTGGCCCTGCGAGCGGCGGGGTTTAACCAGGTCGACCTGGAGATCGCCCAGCGGCTTGGCATCGCCGTGGCACGGGTGCCTGCGTACTCGCCGCACGCGGTAGCCGAACATGCGGTGGCGCTCATGCTGTGTCTGAATCGCAAGATCCATCGGGCGTACAACCGCGTGCGCGAGCGGAATTTTGCGCTCGAAGGCCTGATGGGATTCGATATGCATGGGAAGACCGCTGGGGTCGTGGGGGCGGGCCGCATCGGGTTGGCTGCGTGCAGTATCTTGCGAGGCTTTGGCTGCCGTGTGCTAGCCTTCGACCCCAAGCCAAGCGAAGAAGCACGCACGCTCGGCGTCGAGTTCGTTGGGCTCGACACGTTGCTTCGCGAGAGCGACATCGTGAGCCTGCACTGCCCGCTAACGCCCGGGACACGCCACCTGATCGACGGGCGGGCGCTTGCGAGCATGAAGGATGGGGCGATGCTCATCAACACGAGCCGCGGTGGGGTGGTCGATACGAAAGCGGTGATTGACGCGCTCAAGGCGCGGAGGCTCGGGTCGCTGGGTATCGACGTGTACGAGGAGGAAGGCGACCTGTTCTTCAAGGACCTTTCCGGCGAGATCCTGGACGACGAGGTGTTCGCGCGGTTGCTCACCTTTCCCAATGTGCTGATCACCGGCCACCAGGGCTTCTTCACCCGAGAAGCGCTGGGCAACATCGCACGGACGACCATTAAGAACCTGACGGATTTTGAGGCCGGTGGGCTGGATCCCGAGAACACCGTGACGATGGCCATGCTCGCCTAG
- a CDS encoding HEAT repeat domain-containing protein: MRRLLLLLVPIAFVLVGCQGGTGVRFGEDSIVNNLFGESQENPAELARDQYDPDARYRGTVRLTVELLEPDDRILDIFRVNLTDEDTSVRAAAARGLATHGVAADGALLAAALDDPEPIVRRSAALGLQRIHEPGATDRLLQLIEPLVEPDQNVRVEAALALGQYPQSDVVVGLVKSLRSDTEQSLAVHVAVVRSLELLTGKDFGLDFIAWQGWIDENGAWFADQRAYTYPVFSRSRGWWEYLPLMPLPPNEESSTPIGLTRTPR, from the coding sequence ATGAGGCGTCTGTTGCTGCTGCTCGTGCCCATCGCGTTTGTCTTGGTCGGCTGCCAGGGCGGGACGGGCGTGCGGTTCGGCGAGGACAGCATCGTCAACAATCTGTTTGGCGAATCGCAGGAGAACCCTGCGGAACTGGCGCGAGATCAGTACGACCCCGACGCGCGGTATCGCGGCACGGTGCGCCTGACTGTTGAGTTGCTCGAGCCGGACGACCGTATTCTGGACATCTTCCGGGTGAACCTGACCGACGAGGACACGTCGGTGCGGGCGGCGGCGGCTCGTGGGCTGGCCACGCACGGGGTGGCGGCCGATGGGGCTTTGCTCGCGGCGGCGCTGGACGACCCCGAGCCCATCGTGCGTCGGTCGGCCGCACTCGGGTTGCAGCGTATCCACGAGCCCGGCGCGACCGATCGGTTGTTGCAGTTGATCGAGCCGCTGGTCGAGCCGGATCAGAACGTGCGCGTGGAGGCGGCGCTGGCGCTCGGGCAATATCCACAGAGCGATGTGGTGGTGGGGCTGGTGAAGTCGTTGCGGTCCGATACCGAGCAGAGCCTGGCCGTGCATGTGGCGGTCGTGCGTTCGTTGGAATTGCTCACGGGCAAGGACTTCGGGCTCGACTTCATCGCGTGGCAGGGGTGGATCGATGAGAATGGGGCATGGTTCGCGGACCAGCGGGCGTACACCTATCCGGTTTTTAGCAGATCACGGGGTTGGTGGGAATACCTGCCTCTGATGCCCTTGCCGCCCAACGAAGAGAGCTCGACACCTATTGGTTTGACCCGAACGCCCCGGTAA
- a CDS encoding PhoX family protein codes for MSTPFSNTETTRRQFMQSAAAVTLGFGGLQSLFARGAFATPGSGDIGLGFGALRPDPNRIFDLPEGFRYKIISRIGQVMSDGLLVPGLPDAMGAFEGEDGTTIIVRNHELDPSKRNGSPFGDGQRLAGRLPRAKFYDAGFGGYHSYGGTTTIVYDTRTGTVEKEFLSLAGTIRNCAGGVTPWGSWITCEETAERASDRYGESRVFERDHGYNFEVPASATPGLADPVPLKAMGRFMHEAVCVDPGTGIVYQTEDRHDGLIYRFVPDVPGELQRGGRLQALCIKGRLSLDTRNWEKQKVAIGDRLEVEWLDMDDVESPKDDLRKRGFARGAARFARGEGMWWGALADGSPASAYFACTSGGRINKGQIWRYTPSPAEGTDGEAGEPGVLELFIEPNNAGLIDNADNLTVAPFGDLIVCEDGSEEDFLVGVTPEGRIYKIGRNARNNSELAGACFSPDGSTLFVNVQTVGITLAITGPWESRRSG; via the coding sequence ATGAGTACGCCGTTTTCCAACACTGAGACGACCCGCCGCCAGTTCATGCAGTCGGCGGCTGCTGTGACGCTGGGGTTTGGTGGGTTGCAGTCGCTGTTTGCGCGGGGGGCGTTCGCGACGCCGGGGAGCGGGGATATCGGGCTTGGGTTTGGGGCGTTGCGGCCTGACCCCAACCGCATCTTCGACCTGCCCGAGGGCTTCCGCTACAAGATCATCAGCCGCATCGGGCAGGTGATGAGCGATGGGTTGCTCGTGCCGGGGTTGCCCGACGCGATGGGCGCGTTCGAGGGCGAGGACGGCACGACGATCATCGTGCGCAACCACGAGTTGGACCCGAGCAAGAGGAACGGCAGCCCGTTTGGTGATGGGCAGCGGCTGGCGGGCCGGCTGCCTCGCGCGAAGTTCTATGATGCGGGTTTTGGCGGCTACCACAGCTATGGCGGCACGACGACGATCGTGTACGACACGCGCACGGGGACGGTGGAGAAGGAGTTCCTGTCGTTGGCCGGGACGATCCGCAATTGTGCGGGCGGGGTGACGCCGTGGGGGTCTTGGATCACGTGCGAGGAGACGGCCGAGCGTGCAAGCGATCGGTATGGCGAGAGTCGCGTGTTCGAGCGCGATCACGGGTACAACTTCGAGGTGCCGGCGAGCGCGACGCCGGGGCTTGCGGATCCGGTGCCGCTCAAGGCGATGGGGCGGTTCATGCACGAGGCGGTGTGCGTTGACCCTGGGACGGGCATCGTGTACCAGACCGAGGATCGGCATGACGGGCTGATTTATCGGTTCGTGCCCGACGTGCCCGGGGAGTTGCAGCGGGGCGGGCGGTTGCAGGCCCTGTGCATCAAGGGCAGGCTGAGCCTGGACACGCGGAACTGGGAGAAGCAGAAGGTCGCGATCGGCGATCGGCTCGAGGTCGAATGGCTGGACATGGACGATGTCGAGAGCCCGAAGGACGACCTGCGCAAGCGTGGGTTTGCCAGGGGCGCGGCCCGGTTTGCGCGCGGCGAGGGCATGTGGTGGGGGGCGCTGGCCGATGGCTCGCCGGCGTCGGCGTACTTCGCGTGCACGAGTGGCGGGCGGATCAACAAGGGGCAGATCTGGCGGTACACGCCGTCGCCGGCCGAGGGCACGGACGGCGAGGCAGGCGAGCCGGGCGTGCTTGAGCTGTTCATCGAGCCGAATAATGCGGGGTTGATCGACAACGCGGACAACCTGACGGTGGCACCGTTCGGCGACCTGATCGTGTGCGAGGATGGCAGCGAGGAGGACTTCCTCGTTGGCGTGACGCCCGAGGGGCGGATCTACAAGATCGGCCGCAACGCGCGAAACAACAGCGAGCTGGCTGGGGCCTGCTTTAGCCCCGATGGCTCGACGCTGTTCGTGAACGTGCAGACCGTGGGCATCACGCTGGCGATCACCGGGCCTTGGGAGTCTCGTCGGTCGGGTTGA
- a CDS encoding VacB/RNase II family 3'-5' exoribonuclease: MSTSTEAVLKYREAILRHVGHAQYAPSTIETLAEDLRADDPAQFQSAVDELVGQGILALSNAGQVLLPSFGDTDGEVLGTFNRNPKGFGFFKPESRVREGDVFVPPDDTMGALSGDRVRAKIRRDRKRESSGRSGFGPQYIGAIVEILERKRSSYAATMEKRGTTWLAMPDGDTSIGPVVIADADSKHVSEGDKVIVDLTEYPEGQALAEGVITRVLGEAGQPDVETQAIIAAYALPPDEFPDACLDQAREATRAFDDAVGRFLGEGPSALPDRLDLTNDFITTIDPPDAKDYDDAISVKRTDNGWELGIHIADVASFITPGSPLDVEARERGNSVYLPRHVIPMLPEILSNGICSLQPQVPRFAKSIFIHYDLSGRVTRTGAAQTIINSAKRMTYLEAQALIDGNEEEAKNHARTAPEYTPKLKNTVKLMDELARTIRERRRAAGMIHLDLPDAELIYDDNGHVIDAQPEDDAFTHTIIEMFMVEANEAVARLFERMNVPVMRRVHPAPTPAGMEDAQKVAKVAGYTIPKNPTREQLQSILDATRGKASGRAVHMAVLRTLSKAEYSPAAIGHFALASDAYSHFTSPIRRYADLLTHRLLQDYLAITDNGQKPPKGEKEMKLLGRKLSETESFVPQEDLVTIGRHISDTEAHAADAERELRSFLVLQLLSNKVGEVFDGVVTGLNTRGIFIQIDKYLADGFIKVEDLPGDVTRDGRPPKWITVKDTGALVDKNSGRSFNFGDRLRVQIGAVDLPKRRLELLVADAESRAAGKAVTKGVEGLTLGEGGGGLEAAEGAGFKKMPGGTRRSRKSKSRDKGKTNYRRDKK, translated from the coding sequence ATGTCCACATCTACAGAAGCCGTCCTGAAGTACCGCGAGGCCATCCTCCGCCACGTCGGCCACGCCCAGTACGCGCCCTCAACCATCGAGACGCTGGCCGAAGACCTCCGCGCCGACGATCCCGCGCAATTCCAGAGCGCCGTCGACGAACTCGTCGGCCAGGGCATCCTCGCCCTCAGCAACGCCGGCCAGGTCCTGCTCCCCAGCTTCGGCGACACCGACGGCGAGGTCCTGGGCACCTTCAACCGCAACCCCAAGGGCTTCGGCTTCTTCAAGCCCGAATCCCGCGTCCGCGAGGGCGACGTGTTCGTGCCACCCGACGACACCATGGGTGCCCTCTCGGGAGACCGCGTCCGCGCCAAGATCCGCCGCGATCGCAAGCGCGAGTCCAGCGGCCGCTCGGGCTTCGGCCCACAGTACATCGGCGCGATCGTCGAGATCCTCGAACGCAAACGCTCCAGCTACGCCGCCACCATGGAAAAACGCGGCACCACCTGGCTGGCCATGCCCGACGGCGACACCTCCATCGGCCCGGTCGTCATCGCCGACGCCGACAGCAAGCACGTCAGCGAGGGCGACAAGGTCATCGTCGACCTCACCGAATACCCCGAGGGCCAGGCCCTCGCCGAAGGCGTCATCACCCGAGTGCTCGGCGAAGCCGGCCAACCCGACGTCGAGACCCAGGCCATCATCGCCGCCTACGCCCTGCCGCCAGACGAATTCCCCGACGCCTGCCTCGACCAGGCCCGCGAAGCCACCCGCGCCTTCGACGACGCCGTCGGCCGCTTCCTGGGCGAGGGCCCGAGCGCTCTGCCCGACCGCCTCGACCTGACAAACGACTTCATTACCACCATCGATCCGCCCGACGCCAAGGACTACGACGACGCCATCAGCGTCAAGCGCACCGACAACGGCTGGGAACTTGGAATCCACATCGCCGACGTCGCCTCGTTCATCACGCCCGGCTCGCCGCTCGATGTCGAGGCCCGCGAGCGCGGCAACAGCGTCTACCTCCCCCGCCACGTCATCCCGATGCTACCCGAGATCCTCTCCAACGGCATCTGCTCGCTCCAGCCCCAGGTCCCCCGCTTCGCCAAAAGCATCTTCATCCACTACGACCTGTCCGGCCGCGTCACCCGCACCGGCGCCGCCCAGACCATCATCAACAGCGCCAAGCGCATGACCTATTTGGAAGCGCAAGCCCTCATCGACGGCAACGAAGAAGAAGCCAAAAATCACGCCCGCACCGCCCCCGAGTACACCCCCAAGCTCAAGAACACCGTCAAGCTCATGGACGAGCTCGCACGAACCATCCGCGAGCGCCGCCGCGCCGCGGGCATGATCCACCTCGACCTGCCCGACGCCGAGCTCATCTACGACGACAACGGGCACGTCATCGACGCACAGCCCGAGGACGACGCCTTCACCCACACCATCATCGAGATGTTCATGGTCGAGGCCAACGAGGCCGTCGCCCGCCTCTTCGAGCGCATGAACGTCCCCGTCATGCGACGCGTCCACCCCGCACCCACCCCCGCAGGCATGGAAGACGCGCAGAAAGTCGCCAAGGTCGCCGGCTACACCATCCCAAAGAACCCAACCCGCGAGCAGCTCCAGAGCATCCTCGACGCCACCCGCGGCAAGGCCTCGGGCCGAGCCGTCCACATGGCCGTCCTCCGCACGCTCAGCAAGGCCGAGTACTCACCCGCCGCCATCGGCCACTTCGCCCTGGCCAGCGACGCCTACTCCCACTTCACCAGCCCCATCCGCCGCTACGCCGACCTACTCACCCACCGCCTGCTGCAAGACTACCTGGCCATCACCGACAACGGCCAGAAGCCCCCCAAGGGCGAGAAGGAAATGAAACTCCTCGGCCGCAAGCTCAGCGAGACCGAGTCGTTCGTGCCGCAAGAAGACCTCGTCACCATCGGCCGCCACATCAGCGACACCGAGGCCCACGCCGCCGACGCCGAACGCGAGCTGCGCAGCTTCCTCGTCCTCCAGCTCCTCTCCAACAAGGTCGGGGAGGTCTTCGACGGCGTCGTCACCGGCCTCAACACCCGCGGCATCTTCATCCAGATCGACAAGTACCTCGCCGACGGCTTCATCAAGGTCGAGGATTTGCCAGGAGACGTCACCCGCGACGGTCGGCCGCCAAAGTGGATCACCGTCAAGGACACCGGCGCCCTCGTCGACAAGAACTCGGGCCGCTCCTTCAACTTCGGCGACCGCCTCCGCGTGCAGATCGGCGCCGTCGACCTGCCCAAGCGTCGCCTCGAGCTCCTCGTCGCCGACGCCGAAAGCCGCGCCGCCGGCAAGGCCGTCACCAAGGGCGTCGAAGGACTCACCCTGGGCGAAGGCGGCGGCGGCCTCGAAGCCGCCGAAGGCGCCGGCTTCAAGAAGATGCCCGGCGGAACCCGCCGCAGCCGCAAGAGCAAGTCACGCGACAAGGGCAAAACAAACTACCGCCGAGACAAAAAATAA
- a CDS encoding NAD(P)H-binding protein: protein MDQSTNGSHSQDRGTVAVTGATGFVGGHVVRTLLDRGWTVRALSHSKKEIADLRDRDREALTVVVGDVNDPDALNELLRGCDAAVHLVGIIREGKGKRFETLHVEATRSVIAACKRTGVGRYIHMSALGVSDEARTEYQRTKFKAEGLVRASDLDWTIFRPSLIHGPGGEFTQMMAQWSRGEIAPWIGIPYFRRPETEQSVPLGGVNYIDPDVQPIVVTDVANYFADALDRPQTIGEIFNLVGGECLSWPAMLEYVHDHVPHAKEGVHPLWAPSDIAAMQAKAAQFVGLGSLLPFDEGMATMGGQDSTSSLDKVDAYFDREPMPFRESFSVYAGKL from the coding sequence ATGGACCAGAGCACCAACGGCAGCCACTCTCAAGATCGCGGCACCGTCGCCGTCACCGGTGCCACCGGATTCGTCGGCGGACACGTCGTGCGGACCCTGCTCGACCGCGGCTGGACCGTCCGGGCCCTGAGCCACTCCAAGAAGGAAATCGCCGACCTGCGCGATCGCGACCGCGAAGCCTTGACCGTCGTCGTGGGCGACGTCAACGACCCCGACGCCCTCAACGAGCTGCTCCGGGGCTGCGACGCCGCCGTCCACCTCGTCGGCATCATCCGCGAGGGCAAGGGCAAGCGTTTCGAGACCCTCCACGTCGAAGCCACCCGCAGCGTCATCGCCGCGTGCAAGCGCACCGGCGTCGGCCGCTACATCCACATGTCGGCGCTCGGCGTGTCCGACGAGGCGCGCACCGAATACCAGCGGACCAAGTTCAAGGCCGAGGGCCTCGTCCGCGCCAGCGACCTCGACTGGACCATCTTCCGACCCTCGCTCATCCATGGCCCCGGCGGCGAGTTCACGCAGATGATGGCCCAATGGAGCCGCGGCGAGATCGCCCCCTGGATCGGCATCCCCTACTTCCGCCGCCCCGAGACCGAGCAGAGCGTGCCACTGGGCGGCGTCAACTACATCGACCCCGACGTCCAGCCCATCGTCGTCACCGACGTGGCCAACTACTTCGCCGACGCGCTCGACCGACCCCAGACCATCGGCGAGATCTTCAACCTCGTGGGCGGCGAATGTCTCTCCTGGCCCGCGATGCTCGAGTACGTCCACGACCACGTGCCCCACGCCAAGGAAGGCGTCCATCCGCTATGGGCCCCGTCCGACATCGCCGCGATGCAGGCCAAGGCCGCCCAGTTCGTGGGCCTGGGCAGCCTCCTGCCCTTCGACGAGGGCATGGCCACCATGGGTGGCCAAGACTCGACCTCTTCGCTCGACAAGGTCGACGCCTACTTCGACCGCGAACCCATGCCCTTCCGCGAATCGTTCTCGGTCTACGCCGGCAAGCTCTAA
- a CDS encoding ABC transporter ATP-binding protein, with amino-acid sequence MRGLTHRYPGRSRGLGPVDLELDPGSITALVGPNGAGKSTLLRLMAGVLTPDGGSVEVGERPIRGLSERERARALALAPQRTSLAFAFTVREYVGFGAYAAGRRGAGVAVDCAIEHMDLEEHAASPLPRLSVGQQQRATIARALAQLGTGDLGGKVLLADEPASSLDIRHAGRLIGTLRELAGRGLAVVVAAHDLPWAAAVADRGLAITGEGGSMVLENGALSDPGALEGVFGAAFERLTSGDGGRVVALPRLAAGGRTAD; translated from the coding sequence GTGCGGGGATTGACCCATCGGTATCCCGGGCGGTCGCGTGGGCTGGGGCCGGTGGATCTCGAGCTTGATCCGGGGTCGATCACGGCTCTGGTGGGGCCCAACGGCGCCGGCAAGTCGACCCTGCTGCGATTGATGGCGGGCGTGCTGACGCCTGACGGTGGATCGGTGGAGGTCGGTGAGCGGCCGATCCGAGGGCTAAGCGAGCGGGAGCGGGCCCGGGCGCTGGCGTTGGCACCGCAGCGAACGAGCTTGGCGTTCGCGTTTACGGTGCGCGAGTACGTGGGTTTTGGGGCCTACGCCGCCGGTCGGCGGGGGGCGGGGGTCGCGGTGGATTGTGCCATCGAGCACATGGACCTGGAAGAGCACGCGGCAAGCCCGCTGCCGAGGCTGAGCGTGGGGCAGCAGCAGCGGGCGACGATCGCGCGGGCGCTGGCACAGCTTGGAACGGGTGATCTTGGTGGCAAGGTGTTGCTGGCCGATGAGCCGGCGAGTTCTCTGGATATTCGGCACGCTGGGCGGCTGATCGGGACGCTCCGCGAACTCGCGGGGCGGGGGCTTGCGGTGGTGGTGGCGGCCCATGATCTGCCGTGGGCAGCGGCGGTGGCCGATCGCGGGCTGGCGATCACTGGGGAGGGCGGGTCGATGGTGCTCGAGAATGGGGCCCTGAGCGACCCAGGGGCGCTGGAGGGGGTGTTCGGGGCGGCGTTCGAGCGGCTGACGAGCGGCGATGGTGGGCGTGTGGTGGCCCTCCCGCGTCTGGCGGCTGGGGGTAGGACTGCCGACTAG